From the unidentified bacterial endosymbiont genome, one window contains:
- a CDS encoding EscR/YscR/HrcR family type III secretion system export apparatus protein has product MGNDISLIAVLAFSTLLPFLIACGTCYIKFSIVFVMVRNALGLQQIPSNMTLNGIALIMSFFVMMPVMKKGYEEITLVGGPNPTVESVAYVFENGLDSYRDYLYKYSDPDIVRFFENAQTQRNEYYDMEEEERMSLLSLLPAYALSEIKSAFKIGFYLYLPFVVIDLLISSILLSLGMMMMSPITISVPIKLILFVVLDGWTLLSKGLIQQYLELAIG; this is encoded by the coding sequence CTGGGTAATGATATTTCGCTGATTGCGGTCTTAGCATTTTCTACTTTACTGCCATTTCTCATCGCGTGCGGAACCTGTTATATAAAGTTTTCGATCGTATTTGTTATGGTGCGAAATGCTTTAGGTTTGCAACAAATTCCTTCGAATATGACGCTGAATGGCATCGCCTTGATTATGTCTTTCTTTGTCATGATGCCAGTTATGAAAAAAGGCTACGAGGAAATCACCCTCGTGGGAGGGCCGAATCCTACCGTTGAGTCCGTCGCCTATGTTTTTGAAAATGGTCTGGATAGCTACAGAGATTATCTCTACAAATATTCAGACCCAGATATTGTACGATTCTTTGAGAATGCACAGACACAAAGAAATGAGTATTACGATATGGAAGAGGAGGAGAGAATGTCGCTTTTATCTCTGCTCCCGGCCTATGCGTTGAGTGAAATTAAGAGTGCATTTAAAATTGGCTTCTACCTGTATTTGCCCTTTGTTGTTATCGACTTACTGATCTCCAGCATACTGCTCTCCCTGGGGATGATGATGATGAGTCCGATAACCATTTCGGTGCCCATAAAACTGATACTGTTTGTCGTGCTTGACGGCTGGACACTGTTGTC
- a CDS encoding FliM/FliN family flagellar motor switch protein — translation MIGKHIPAFSYAAQANGLLREHWQKNGYACRESIVPDSETSVLFTTDSGWTGIIDVLDWFAAVMPESAGLCQHFFSPERIRELLAHSDAPLQGLPPELACQKLVALQTEFAAPKEKVNTLITPTGPLWLVSVPDALTPDNRQGEFQADHLPVAVEYHIGYSQLSVTLLKHIEAGDVLFMRHEDWRVVIANRRICRFKKEENTFMFEEYDETTPEEFTSEIAETREDILLPRGQIPVKVDFILQHSTLTVEELEALFKGSVLPCNPGAENNIILSANGVHIARGRAVWIDDRFAVEIEQIFARGQYATG, via the coding sequence GTGATCGGTAAACATATTCCCGCCTTTAGTTATGCCGCCCAGGCAAACGGCCTGCTGCGTGAGCATTGGCAGAAAAATGGTTATGCATGCCGGGAATCTATTGTGCCCGACAGTGAAACATCCGTGCTGTTCACCACGGACAGCGGCTGGACAGGAATTATAGATGTGCTGGACTGGTTTGCCGCCGTGATGCCAGAAAGTGCTGGTTTGTGCCAGCATTTCTTCAGCCCAGAGCGCATCAGAGAGCTTCTGGCGCATAGCGATGCGCCTCTCCAGGGCCTGCCGCCGGAACTTGCCTGTCAGAAATTGGTGGCGTTGCAAACTGAATTTGCCGCACCGAAAGAAAAAGTAAACACCCTGATAACCCCGACCGGGCCACTCTGGTTAGTCTCCGTACCTGATGCGTTGACGCCCGATAACCGACAGGGCGAATTTCAGGCTGACCATTTGCCTGTCGCTGTCGAATATCACATTGGTTATAGCCAGCTTTCCGTGACGTTGCTAAAGCATATTGAGGCTGGTGATGTTTTATTTATGCGTCATGAAGACTGGCGGGTCGTTATTGCCAACCGTCGTATCTGCCGTTTCAAAAAAGAGGAAAATACGTTTATGTTTGAAGAATATGATGAAACTACGCCTGAAGAATTCACTTCTGAAATTGCAGAGACTCGTGAAGATATTCTGCTTCCTCGCGGCCAGATACCTGTAAAGGTGGATTTTATTCTGCAACACAGCACATTAACGGTTGAAGAACTGGAGGCCCTTTTTAAAGGCTCAGTTTTACCCTGCAATCCTGGGGCTGAGAATAATATTATACTCTCTGCGAATGGCGTTCATATTGCACGTGGAAGAGCCGTCTGGATTGATGATCGCTTTGCTGTCGAAATAGAGCAAATTTTTGCAAGGGGACAATATGCCACTGGGTAA